A single Corynebacterium resistens DSM 45100 DNA region contains:
- a CDS encoding P1 family peptidase: protein MIDLFGCLPGATNGVGDVAGLSVGHAICADGEGDSGVSVIVAPKGATASVDVRGGGPGTRETDLLAPHNTVQQVHAITLSGGSAFGLDAATGVMAELESRGIGFPVLGAEQPAKVVPIVPAAVIFDLLLGRWDSRPDAATGRMAVKNALDEHSVAVGNIGAGLGASAGALKGGFGQASAVFPDDGPLAGTTVAAAVVVNPQGAVFNPVDGKLWGIAAELGGEFAPYGVRPDTPVAEAAIERLRSMNLLGTKMLNTTIGAVATDADFSKAQVKRMALSAHDGLARAIRPAHMPMDGDTLFGLATGTKPLPAGIEPAVAMTMVSAAAANCVERAIVHAVLAATTAFDVPSWKEVTEL from the coding sequence ATGATTGATCTTTTTGGGTGCCTCCCCGGCGCTACCAACGGGGTGGGGGATGTTGCTGGTTTATCGGTTGGTCATGCTATTTGTGCTGATGGAGAAGGGGATTCAGGGGTTAGCGTGATCGTCGCGCCCAAGGGTGCCACCGCAAGCGTGGACGTGCGCGGTGGTGGTCCAGGTACGCGCGAGACCGATCTGCTTGCCCCGCACAACACCGTCCAGCAAGTCCATGCGATCACCCTCTCCGGCGGCTCTGCATTTGGGCTTGACGCCGCCACGGGGGTCATGGCGGAGCTGGAATCCCGGGGAATCGGTTTCCCCGTCCTCGGGGCCGAACAGCCGGCAAAGGTCGTGCCCATCGTTCCTGCTGCCGTAATTTTCGACCTGCTTTTGGGGCGATGGGATTCGCGTCCAGATGCAGCAACGGGGCGAATGGCCGTTAAGAATGCATTGGACGAGCACTCCGTTGCGGTGGGTAATATTGGAGCTGGCTTGGGAGCCAGTGCAGGGGCGTTAAAGGGAGGGTTTGGGCAGGCGAGTGCCGTTTTTCCAGACGATGGCCCGCTGGCGGGCACGACAGTAGCTGCAGCAGTGGTTGTCAACCCGCAAGGGGCCGTGTTCAATCCGGTGGACGGAAAGCTGTGGGGAATCGCGGCGGAGCTCGGTGGAGAATTTGCCCCGTACGGAGTGCGCCCCGATACACCGGTAGCTGAAGCTGCGATCGAAAGATTGCGCAGCATGAACCTGCTGGGAACAAAGATGCTCAATACCACCATTGGAGCTGTTGCCACGGACGCAGATTTTTCCAAGGCCCAAGTCAAGCGCATGGCACTGTCCGCTCACGACGGTCTGGCGCGAGCTATCCGGCCAGCACATATGCCCATGGACGGCGATACCCTGTTCGGCCTAGCTACTGGAACAAAACCACTGCCCGCCGGCATTGAACCTGCGGTGGCGATGACCATGGTCAGCGCTGCTGCGGCGAATTGTGTGGAACGCGCCATTGTGCACGCAGTTTTAGCCGCCACTACCGCTTTTGATGTACCCAGTTGGAAAGAAGTAACCGAACTATGA
- a CDS encoding rhomboid family intramembrane serine protease, with protein MKTARLKEAIASTAAFLIAIWVVHFFNFLSGMRLSSFGIHPLHLDGLIGIAAAPFLHSDFGHLMANSSIALIVVFLIALSGQRVLWQSSIVIAIVSGIGTWLLGGPNTIHIGASGLVFGWLMFLIVRGFFTRQLLQILVGIGVLLTYGSVLWGVLPTTPGISWQAHLFGAVGGLLAASMMGKGKAPTGPSVASV; from the coding sequence ATGAAAACCGCTCGCTTAAAGGAAGCGATCGCATCGACGGCAGCATTCCTCATCGCAATTTGGGTAGTGCATTTCTTTAATTTCCTTTCCGGAATGCGATTGAGCAGCTTTGGCATTCATCCACTGCATCTCGATGGGCTAATAGGGATCGCAGCCGCCCCCTTCTTGCATTCAGACTTTGGGCACCTCATGGCGAACTCTTCAATCGCGCTGATTGTGGTCTTCCTCATTGCCCTTTCAGGGCAACGTGTGTTGTGGCAAAGTTCCATCGTCATCGCCATAGTGTCAGGCATCGGTACGTGGTTATTGGGCGGGCCGAACACGATCCATATCGGCGCTTCAGGGTTAGTTTTCGGCTGGCTGATGTTCCTCATCGTCAGGGGATTCTTCACGCGCCAGCTACTGCAGATTCTCGTTGGAATAGGTGTGCTTCTGACTTACGGATCTGTGCTGTGGGGAGTTTTGCCCACCACCCCAGGAATTAGCTGGCAAGCGCACCTTTTCGGGGCAGTTGGAGGCCTGCTTGCTGCATCGATGATGGGCAAGGGCAAGGCTCCAACTGGGCCCAGCGTGGCGTCGGTATAA
- the murI gene encoding glutamate racemase, which translates to MRKEETVSNNAPIGIFDSGVGGLTVARAVVDLLPRENIVYIGDTANSPYGDKPLAQVRQLSIAIADELVERGCKMIVVACNSASSAFIRDARERYPVPVIEVILPAVRRAVAATRNGKVGVIGTHATVTSGSYQDLFAASPNVEVTAQACPQFVPFVERGITTGRQIVGLAENYLEPLKDAGVDTVVLGCTHYPLLAGVVQLVMGDDVTLVNSADETAKMTYRALSEADMLADEDPDREVKLVFESTGDPQRFAHLAQRFLGPAITDVSHIPEMLR; encoded by the coding sequence ATGAGGAAAGAAGAGACAGTGTCCAACAACGCACCCATCGGCATTTTCGACAGTGGCGTGGGGGGACTCACAGTGGCACGAGCGGTGGTGGATCTGCTTCCGCGAGAGAACATCGTCTATATCGGGGATACCGCGAACTCGCCATATGGCGATAAACCTCTGGCACAGGTGCGGCAACTATCCATTGCGATCGCCGATGAGCTAGTAGAGCGCGGGTGCAAAATGATCGTGGTGGCGTGCAACTCAGCCAGCTCAGCATTCATCCGCGATGCACGCGAGCGCTACCCAGTGCCAGTGATCGAGGTGATTCTGCCGGCAGTGCGACGAGCGGTGGCTGCGACGCGGAACGGCAAAGTGGGGGTAATTGGGACACATGCCACGGTAACAAGTGGTAGCTATCAGGATCTGTTTGCCGCGAGTCCCAACGTGGAGGTGACGGCACAGGCTTGCCCACAGTTCGTGCCTTTCGTGGAACGCGGCATCACCACCGGACGGCAGATCGTGGGTTTGGCAGAGAACTATCTGGAACCTCTAAAGGATGCCGGAGTGGATACTGTCGTGCTGGGATGCACACACTATCCGCTGTTGGCCGGAGTTGTGCAGCTAGTGATGGGCGACGATGTAACGCTGGTGAACTCCGCCGATGAAACCGCGAAGATGACCTACCGCGCCCTCAGTGAGGCTGACATGCTTGCCGATGAAGATCCAGATCGCGAGGTCAAATTGGTTTTTGAATCCACGGGTGATCCACAGCGTTTCGCTCATCTTGCCCAACGTTTCCTAGGGCCAGCCATCACGGATGTATCCCATATTCCGGAGATGCTGCGTTAG
- a CDS encoding MBL fold metallo-hydrolase — protein MELVVLGCSGSVAGPDRPASGYVVRSDGTEDLLMDIGPGVLAAMQATEDIDPAQCHVAFSHMHADHCLDFPSLLVWRRFHPHAPSQRVHDFIGPRMAFEHLSRAAGDYPDQPDDFSDTFAVSHYQVGNSHFDATSWPSKNIGGLKIYAAEAVHTTESYLLRVHDGRGASLVYTGDTAYTENLVNLATGADVLLCEATWCDREFGMPQGMHMCGQDAGKVAEQAGVGKLILTHIPPWGDSDSAVAAAKRHFTGPVEVAYPGMRVQWGS, from the coding sequence ATGGAACTGGTAGTGCTCGGCTGCTCTGGCAGCGTTGCTGGCCCCGACAGGCCCGCCTCTGGTTACGTGGTGCGCAGCGACGGCACGGAGGACCTCTTGATGGATATTGGTCCGGGAGTGCTGGCGGCCATGCAAGCGACAGAGGATATCGACCCCGCGCAGTGCCACGTGGCTTTTAGCCACATGCACGCTGATCATTGTTTGGATTTCCCTTCGTTGCTAGTGTGGCGGCGATTCCATCCGCATGCCCCTTCGCAACGAGTCCACGATTTCATCGGTCCGCGAATGGCCTTCGAGCATCTTTCCCGAGCAGCCGGTGACTATCCAGATCAACCCGATGACTTTTCGGATACTTTCGCCGTTTCGCACTACCAAGTTGGAAACTCTCATTTTGACGCCACAAGCTGGCCCTCCAAGAACATCGGCGGGCTAAAGATTTATGCGGCTGAAGCGGTGCATACTACAGAAAGCTACTTGCTGCGTGTACACGACGGGCGGGGAGCGAGCTTGGTGTACACGGGGGATACCGCATACACGGAGAACTTAGTGAATCTCGCTACTGGTGCAGACGTGTTGCTGTGTGAAGCAACATGGTGTGACCGCGAGTTTGGCATGCCGCAGGGGATGCACATGTGTGGGCAGGATGCCGGAAAAGTTGCCGAACAAGCAGGGGTCGGCAAGCTGATTTTGACCCACATCCCGCCCTGGGGTGATAGCGATTCTGCGGTCGCCGCGGCGAAACGGCACTTCACCGGGCCCGTCGAGGTGGCATACCCGGGCATGCGCGTGCAGTGGGGAAGCTAA
- the rph gene encoding ribonuclease PH, whose amino-acid sequence MTEHVEGNSELATSAPAGFKRADGRAVDEMRPVRITRGFTTNPAGSVLVEFGNTRVMCTASVEIGVPRFKKDSGEGWLTAEYAMLPSSTHERMPRESMKGKVKGRTHEISRLVGRALRAAVDLTQLGENTIAIDCDVLQADGGTRTAAITGAYVALADALKVLKEQGVVPGEPLLPPVAAVSVGIIDGVACLDLPYEEDSRADVDMNVVMTEQGRFVEIQGTGEHAEFDRAELNAMLNLAEGGLRELISAQKEALAQGEA is encoded by the coding sequence ATGACTGAACATGTAGAAGGAAACTCTGAATTGGCTACTTCGGCGCCGGCTGGATTTAAGCGCGCGGATGGTCGTGCTGTCGACGAGATGCGCCCAGTACGCATCACTCGTGGATTCACCACTAACCCGGCAGGCAGTGTGTTGGTGGAGTTCGGCAATACACGCGTGATGTGCACCGCCAGTGTGGAAATAGGTGTGCCACGCTTCAAGAAAGATTCCGGCGAAGGTTGGTTGACTGCGGAATATGCCATGTTGCCTTCGTCCACGCACGAGCGCATGCCACGCGAATCCATGAAGGGCAAGGTCAAAGGGCGGACACACGAAATTTCTCGGTTGGTAGGGCGCGCGTTGCGTGCGGCTGTGGATCTCACACAACTGGGTGAAAATACCATCGCCATCGACTGCGATGTGCTGCAGGCTGATGGTGGCACACGCACGGCAGCGATTACCGGCGCATATGTGGCCTTGGCTGATGCGCTGAAGGTGTTGAAAGAACAGGGAGTAGTGCCCGGGGAACCATTGCTGCCACCCGTTGCTGCCGTCAGTGTGGGCATCATCGATGGTGTGGCGTGTTTGGATCTGCCTTATGAGGAGGATTCGCGTGCGGACGTTGATATGAACGTCGTCATGACGGAGCAGGGGCGCTTTGTGGAAATTCAGGGCACCGGAGAGCACGCAGAGTTTGATCGGGCGGAGCTTAATGCCATGTTGAATTTGGCCGAAGGTGGGCTGCGTGAGCTGATCTCAGCGCAGAAGGAAGCCTTGGCCCAAGGGGAGGCGTAA
- a CDS encoding non-canonical purine NTP pyrophosphatase produces MQVLVASRNKKKLAELNRLLEAANVTGIELLSLADVPEYPETPETGATFIDNANIKTVDGVKHTGLPTIADDSGLAVDELNGMPGVLSARWSGKHGDDQANNELLLAQLSDTPDERRGAHFVSACVLQLPAELAEKLGMRQHYEVEGYWLGRVLRQEQGENGFGYDPLFSPVEEPGKSAAQLSPERKDELSHRGKALAQLVRVLAELAEKSVTSAV; encoded by the coding sequence ATGCAGGTGTTGGTGGCGTCGAGAAACAAAAAGAAGCTAGCGGAGCTCAACCGTTTGCTGGAAGCGGCAAACGTAACAGGTATCGAGCTGCTGAGTTTGGCGGACGTGCCGGAGTATCCGGAAACACCGGAGACAGGTGCGACGTTCATCGATAATGCGAATATCAAGACAGTCGATGGGGTGAAACACACAGGACTGCCAACGATTGCGGATGATTCCGGGCTAGCAGTCGACGAACTCAACGGCATGCCCGGAGTGCTGAGTGCACGATGGAGTGGAAAGCATGGCGATGACCAGGCAAACAACGAACTGCTGTTGGCTCAGCTTTCCGATACCCCCGATGAGCGACGTGGAGCCCACTTCGTTTCCGCGTGTGTGCTGCAGTTGCCGGCGGAACTAGCTGAGAAGCTCGGGATGCGCCAGCACTACGAGGTAGAAGGGTACTGGTTGGGTCGGGTTTTGCGCCAGGAACAAGGGGAAAATGGCTTTGGCTATGATCCACTTTTCAGCCCCGTGGAAGAACCCGGGAAATCCGCAGCGCAATTGAGCCCTGAACGCAAAGATGAGCTCTCACATCGCGGTAAGGCATTGGCGCAGTTGGTGCGTGTGCTCGCTGAGCTCGCCGAAAAGAGCGTTACTTCTGCAGTATGA
- a CDS encoding amidohydrolase — protein sequence MEDVYKWFHAHPELSGAEEQTAKRIRKELERFADWEITPNLGGHGITAVLRNGEGPTVLMRADFDGLPVAEATDVDYASKHSQLNAHGERVPTMHACGHDHHTTSLLGAMTVLDSVRDKWSGTVIALFQPAEEASIGAHGMVADGLTKAVPHPDVCLAQHVVAGPAGTVYTAPGPVMTSSTTIEITLFGRGAHASMPHRSVDPVVLAASTVMKLQTVVSREVPPNKFAVITVASVEAGKANNVIPDSARIALSCRFYDEDLRKKCVEAIKRIVRAEAMAAGADRDPEFKFVGLLGATDNTDEVYDVIRPAFDEAFGEYSVEMEPWTASEDFPVIPKAFGSPYMLWTVGITPRAQWERAETSGRLDIDIPTNHNPGFLPDLSTLQTSTRAAAVGILSCLAHDWPERDTEKPTMGAVPPTDAEIDAVSVETAQVD from the coding sequence ATGGAGGATGTTTACAAATGGTTCCATGCTCACCCCGAGCTGTCTGGCGCGGAAGAACAAACCGCCAAGCGCATCCGCAAGGAGTTGGAACGGTTCGCGGACTGGGAAATCACGCCGAACCTCGGCGGGCACGGTATTACCGCTGTTCTTCGGAATGGAGAAGGCCCCACGGTGCTGATGCGCGCAGACTTCGACGGGCTACCTGTGGCTGAAGCCACGGACGTGGACTATGCTTCCAAACACTCGCAGCTCAATGCTCACGGTGAACGTGTTCCGACGATGCACGCATGTGGACACGACCATCACACCACCAGTCTGCTGGGGGCGATGACTGTATTGGATTCTGTGCGTGACAAATGGAGCGGCACTGTTATCGCGTTGTTCCAACCTGCTGAGGAGGCTTCAATTGGTGCCCACGGGATGGTGGCCGACGGCTTGACCAAGGCCGTGCCACATCCCGATGTGTGCTTGGCGCAGCATGTCGTAGCTGGGCCCGCCGGCACGGTCTACACTGCACCGGGCCCCGTGATGACTTCTTCGACAACGATCGAAATTACTCTGTTCGGTCGCGGAGCCCACGCATCCATGCCACATCGTTCGGTGGATCCAGTTGTGTTGGCAGCTTCTACCGTGATGAAGTTGCAAACTGTCGTCTCCCGCGAGGTGCCACCCAACAAGTTTGCAGTGATCACTGTGGCGTCGGTGGAAGCGGGCAAGGCAAATAACGTGATCCCCGATTCAGCGCGCATCGCCTTGAGCTGCCGTTTTTATGACGAGGATTTGCGTAAGAAGTGCGTGGAAGCTATCAAACGGATTGTGCGTGCAGAGGCCATGGCAGCTGGAGCGGACCGTGATCCCGAGTTTAAGTTCGTGGGGTTGCTGGGGGCGACGGACAACACGGATGAGGTCTACGATGTCATCCGTCCGGCCTTTGATGAGGCATTCGGTGAATACTCCGTGGAGATGGAACCGTGGACGGCATCTGAAGATTTTCCGGTGATTCCGAAGGCCTTCGGATCGCCATACATGCTGTGGACAGTGGGCATCACTCCGCGTGCGCAGTGGGAGAGGGCCGAGACTTCGGGTCGGTTGGATATCGACATTCCTACTAACCACAACCCTGGATTCCTTCCGGACCTTAGTACTTTGCAGACATCTACGCGTGCCGCAGCAGTGGGAATCTTGTCCTGTTTGGCCCACGATTGGCCGGAGCGTGACACAGAGAAGCCAACGATGGGCGCGGTTCCACCGACGGATGCAGAAATTGATGCCGTCTCAGTGGAGACAGCCCAAGTGGATTAG
- a CDS encoding DUF3817 domain-containing protein, which translates to MTNTPVTPERQQRVAKSLKFYSFAAFFTGIWLLILLVEMIFKYLIIGQEEFPQWLSFIGPAHGFVFMVYMITCLDLGTKARWEPSKWISTILAGVVPFLSFYVESKRRKEVKAQFQI; encoded by the coding sequence ATGACGAACACCCCAGTAACCCCCGAGCGCCAACAACGGGTAGCGAAGTCGCTCAAATTCTACTCGTTCGCAGCGTTTTTCACTGGTATTTGGCTACTGATTCTGCTGGTGGAAATGATCTTTAAGTACCTCATCATTGGGCAGGAGGAATTTCCCCAGTGGCTAAGCTTCATTGGCCCAGCCCACGGCTTCGTGTTCATGGTGTACATGATCACTTGCCTGGATCTCGGCACGAAGGCACGCTGGGAGCCATCGAAGTGGATCTCCACGATTCTGGCAGGTGTGGTGCCGTTCCTGAGCTTCTATGTGGAAAGCAAGCGCCGTAAAGAGGTTAAGGCGCAGTTCCAGATTTAG
- the bcp gene encoding thioredoxin-dependent thiol peroxidase has translation MTTESNNQIRLSEGEFAPEFTLTNDKGEKVSLSDFRGRKVIVYFYPKADTPGCTTEACDFRDSLSELNNQNIDVVGISPDKVEALAKFRDKYELTFPLLSDEDKSVMTAYGAFGEKKNYGKVVQGIIRSTFVVDEEGKIQLAKYNVKATGHVARIIKEL, from the coding sequence ATGACTACCGAAAGCAACAACCAGATCCGGCTGTCCGAAGGTGAGTTTGCCCCAGAGTTCACCCTCACCAACGACAAAGGGGAAAAGGTCAGCCTTTCCGATTTTCGTGGACGCAAGGTCATCGTTTACTTCTACCCCAAGGCCGATACCCCCGGATGCACCACTGAGGCGTGCGATTTCCGCGATAGCCTCAGCGAGTTGAACAACCAAAACATCGACGTTGTAGGTATTTCCCCCGACAAAGTCGAGGCCCTGGCCAAGTTCCGCGATAAGTACGAACTGACTTTCCCACTGTTGTCTGATGAGGATAAGTCCGTAATGACCGCATACGGAGCCTTCGGAGAGAAGAAGAACTACGGCAAGGTCGTTCAAGGAATAATCCGCTCGACGTTCGTGGTCGATGAAGAAGGCAAGATCCAGCTAGCGAAATACAACGTAAAAGCCACGGGCCACGTCGCCCGAATCATCAAGGAGCTTTAA
- a CDS encoding DUF3618 domain-containing protein yields MARSIDAIQRDIERSRKQLARTLDELVVRADPKNLADDARGQVMDVAKEPKIQMIAGGVVAGIVLIGVLAVGAKRKEKKQIKEIQRLLAATR; encoded by the coding sequence GTGGCCCGTAGTATCGATGCAATTCAGCGTGACATTGAGCGTTCGCGCAAACAGCTCGCCAGGACCCTCGATGAACTTGTCGTGCGCGCAGATCCGAAGAACTTGGCTGACGATGCACGCGGACAGGTCATGGACGTTGCCAAGGAGCCAAAGATTCAGATGATCGCCGGCGGTGTAGTCGCAGGCATCGTTTTGATTGGTGTGCTGGCAGTTGGCGCGAAGCGCAAGGAGAAGAAGCAGATCAAGGAAATCCAGCGCCTGCTTGCTGCCACCCGCTAG
- a CDS encoding AbrB family transcriptional regulator — protein MLTGVSVLGALVGQRVGVPASFIFSFLLVFGCYAIFGDRQITPPKRVMTPAQVVIALLCSAPLTTLPAGQIAHYALPTALSLVVTFIVCGFAAWSLVRVNRQSPATSVLATLAGGASAMVMLSRELKADTRFVTLTQYLRLSVVVFTLPAFVSLLSNSGGSGAGAGVASGQKDVLAGLATSWQGAVGCVIAGVTVWAFTKAAARWFTVSSPYLLLTIAFSVVAVKLFGVPGEFITPTGVLVDAAYAIIGVQAGGTLTKGALRQFAQALPVIFGVIGLMIVSSLAAAWFIAAVWGYTLLDSYLATVPGGVYAVLAFAHESGGDPLVTVVQVMRVIAMLVVGAYAPQIVGFVSRRHAGPAHDRP, from the coding sequence GTGCTCACCGGGGTTTCCGTGTTGGGGGCCCTAGTGGGGCAGCGCGTTGGGGTGCCCGCCTCCTTCATTTTCAGTTTCTTACTGGTTTTCGGCTGCTACGCAATATTCGGCGACCGACAGATCACACCACCCAAAAGAGTCATGACACCTGCGCAGGTCGTCATCGCCTTATTGTGTAGCGCGCCCCTCACCACACTGCCCGCCGGGCAGATTGCCCACTACGCACTACCGACCGCGCTATCGCTGGTGGTCACATTCATCGTGTGTGGGTTCGCCGCCTGGTCACTGGTGCGGGTGAACAGGCAATCGCCCGCGACCAGCGTGCTTGCCACTCTTGCGGGCGGGGCTAGCGCGATGGTGATGCTTTCTCGGGAGCTGAAGGCCGATACCCGCTTTGTGACTCTTACCCAGTATCTACGACTTTCTGTCGTCGTATTCACTCTGCCTGCTTTCGTCAGTCTGCTTTCGAACAGTGGGGGATCGGGGGCGGGTGCCGGCGTGGCGTCGGGCCAAAAAGATGTTCTAGCCGGGCTAGCGACGAGTTGGCAGGGAGCCGTGGGGTGTGTAATCGCCGGGGTGACTGTGTGGGCGTTTACCAAGGCCGCAGCGAGGTGGTTCACGGTGAGTTCGCCGTATCTGCTGCTGACGATAGCGTTTTCCGTGGTGGCGGTAAAGCTGTTTGGGGTGCCAGGGGAGTTCATCACCCCCACGGGTGTATTGGTGGACGCAGCCTACGCGATCATTGGTGTGCAAGCTGGTGGCACCTTGACTAAAGGAGCGCTACGGCAATTCGCGCAAGCGCTCCCGGTTATCTTCGGCGTGATTGGTTTGATGATCGTGTCCTCGCTTGCGGCTGCGTGGTTCATCGCCGCAGTGTGGGGTTACACGCTGTTGGATTCTTATCTGGCGACTGTGCCGGGCGGGGTTTACGCGGTACTGGCCTTTGCTCATGAATCGGGCGGTGATCCCCTGGTTACGGTGGTGCAAGTCATGCGGGTTATCGCCATGTTGGTGGTGGGAGCCTACGCGCCGCAGATTGTTGGTTTTGTTTCTCGACGCCACGCAGGCCCGGCGCACGATCGTCCTTAA
- a CDS encoding LLM class flavin-dependent oxidoreductase, whose amino-acid sequence MTDASTPSTEAQRKKAHYNRKNTPLSLIDFATVYKGERPADSFRRSLQLAQNAERLGYKRIWYAEHHNMKSIASSSPAVLISHIAAHTSHINLGAGGVMLPNHSPLVIAEQFGTLAELYPGRIDLGLGRAPGTDQITVRALRRAPGAADRFPQDVQELAGFLGNESAVPGVTAVPGFGTNVPLYILGSSLFGAQLAAKLGLPYSFASHFAPAALEQAVEVYRSTYQPSARHPEPYVVAAVNVTAADTQEDAEKQFEEVCRNRVRVMAARGRTLTEEELDMLIDSPAGQQILQMLHYSAVGTPDSVGAYLDRFTKTARADELMISLQSPSTEQSLRSMELLAQEWMG is encoded by the coding sequence ATGACTGATGCATCCACGCCATCAACCGAGGCACAACGCAAAAAGGCGCACTACAACCGGAAGAACACTCCGCTATCTCTGATTGACTTCGCCACGGTGTATAAGGGAGAGCGCCCCGCCGATTCTTTTCGGCGCTCCCTCCAATTAGCGCAGAATGCGGAACGCCTTGGATACAAACGGATTTGGTACGCCGAACACCACAATATGAAGTCCATCGCCAGTTCCTCACCGGCAGTATTGATTTCCCATATCGCCGCGCACACCAGCCACATTAATCTCGGCGCCGGTGGTGTCATGCTCCCAAACCACTCCCCACTGGTAATCGCCGAACAGTTCGGAACTCTGGCAGAGCTGTACCCGGGACGCATCGATCTGGGCTTGGGGCGCGCTCCTGGCACGGACCAAATCACCGTCCGGGCACTCCGCAGAGCTCCCGGTGCCGCCGATCGCTTCCCACAGGATGTCCAAGAATTGGCAGGCTTCTTAGGCAACGAATCCGCTGTTCCCGGGGTCACTGCGGTCCCTGGCTTTGGGACGAACGTGCCTCTCTACATCTTGGGTTCATCCCTCTTCGGTGCCCAACTTGCTGCCAAATTGGGCCTGCCATACAGCTTCGCCTCACACTTCGCGCCAGCCGCTCTGGAACAGGCCGTTGAGGTCTACCGCAGCACGTACCAGCCTTCTGCACGGCATCCCGAACCCTACGTGGTTGCAGCCGTCAACGTCACTGCCGCTGACACGCAAGAAGATGCCGAGAAGCAGTTCGAGGAAGTCTGCCGCAACCGCGTGCGTGTCATGGCTGCACGAGGGCGAACACTCACCGAGGAAGAGCTGGACATGCTCATCGATTCCCCCGCGGGCCAGCAAATCCTACAGATGCTGCACTACTCGGCAGTAGGCACGCCAGATAGCGTGGGCGCATACCTCGATCGCTTCACCAAAACCGCGCGCGCGGACGAGTTAATGATTTCCCTCCAGTCGCCGTCCACCGAGCAGTCACTGCGTTCGATGGAACTGCTTGCCCAAGAATGGATGGGTTAA
- a CDS encoding IS110 family RNA-guided transposase — MTYDYVIGMDVGKYFHHACVLDIDGAQVLSKRINQNEKSLRTLFSTFSANDHKVLVVVDQPNNIGRLTVAVAQDIGIDVRYLPGLAMRQLSRIHAGNAKTDIRDAYIIAHAAQNLPESLRSVDRVEEAFLQLKVLNGIDEDLARSYTRLINQIRSALVGCYPQFEQALRGQIIHRKWVLHLLARYGGPTKIKRLGKAKAAAFARRYKARNPEPVIDAIFAAISEQTVAIAGAKYAEMGVAMSAKDALLKLEHRKQIEQEVIELINDIPHTQILLSMPGIGPKTAAQILMTAGDMSGFPTAGHLASYAGLSPRTNQSGTSIMSNSLNRAGNKKLKNALWQSSFASIRFHERSRQFYERKRREGKRHNAAVVALARRRLNVLYAMMSNHEYYRDPDQSQEVKAA; from the coding sequence ATGACCTACGACTATGTCATCGGCATGGACGTTGGCAAATACTTTCACCACGCTTGCGTCTTAGATATCGACGGCGCCCAAGTACTATCAAAGCGCATCAACCAAAACGAAAAGTCCCTGCGCACACTCTTTTCAACGTTCAGCGCAAACGACCACAAGGTCCTTGTCGTCGTGGACCAGCCCAATAACATTGGGCGACTAACTGTCGCGGTTGCCCAAGATATCGGAATCGACGTGCGCTATCTTCCAGGTTTGGCTATGCGCCAACTCTCACGCATCCACGCTGGTAATGCCAAAACTGATATCCGGGATGCATATATCATCGCCCACGCTGCACAGAACCTTCCGGAATCCCTCCGCAGTGTCGACCGCGTCGAAGAAGCCTTCCTCCAGTTGAAAGTCCTCAACGGCATCGACGAAGACTTAGCACGCTCCTACACCAGGCTCATCAATCAGATTCGAAGTGCACTAGTTGGCTGCTACCCGCAATTCGAACAAGCCCTTCGCGGCCAAATAATCCACCGCAAGTGGGTTCTGCACCTACTTGCACGCTACGGCGGGCCCACCAAAATAAAGCGCCTCGGAAAAGCCAAAGCAGCTGCCTTTGCTCGACGCTATAAGGCACGCAATCCCGAGCCCGTCATCGACGCCATATTCGCTGCCATCTCTGAGCAAACAGTCGCCATTGCTGGTGCAAAATATGCCGAAATGGGCGTAGCAATGTCGGCGAAGGACGCGCTCTTAAAGCTCGAGCACCGCAAACAAATCGAGCAGGAAGTCATCGAACTCATCAACGACATCCCCCACACTCAAATCCTGCTATCCATGCCGGGAATCGGGCCGAAGACGGCTGCCCAAATTCTCATGACCGCGGGCGACATGTCCGGCTTCCCGACAGCTGGGCACCTAGCCTCTTACGCTGGCTTATCACCCCGAACGAATCAGTCCGGAACCTCAATCATGTCGAACTCACTGAACAGAGCTGGCAATAAAAAATTAAAGAACGCCCTATGGCAATCATCTTTTGCATCCATCAGATTCCACGAGCGTTCACGGCAATTCTATGAACGAAAGCGCCGTGAAGGCAAGAGACACAACGCCGCAGTAGTAGCACTAGCCCGCAGACGGCTCAACGTCCTATACGCCATGATGAGCAACCACGAGTACTACCGCGACCCCGACCAATCACAGGAAGTCAAAGCAGCCTAA